The window tatttttttttcttattcatttatttttaccttttaaacactgtttttttaaagataaactTTTCTACGAACCCCTAGCACTTCCTTGCGGCCCCCtgtatgtaatttaatataatagaAACGAAATATTTTCCAGTAAATATTTATGCAGATTTTTCTTTATACATGAATATATGTTACCCATGACCATAAAACCAGTTATAAGTCGCATGgttatatttgtagcaatagccaacaatacattgtatgggtcaaaattataaaaaaaaaaatgtatgccaaaaatcattaggatattaagtatgaagatattttgtgaatttcctaccgtaaatatatcataaatttatttttgtgaatggatatgcattgctaaggacttcatttggacaactttaaaggcgattttctcaatatttagatttttttgcatccttagattccagattttcaaatagctgtttctcggccaaatattgtcctatgtTAACAAACcctacatcaatggaaagctatGATgtatctcaatttcaaaaaaatgacctttatgactggttttgtggtccagggtcacatatatatctGCCTTTTAAATTAGCAGATGATTATATTTTGGTGGTGGTCTCATCTAAAAgattgaaaagtgttttgacgAGTTCAGCTCTGATATTACTCTGAAATGCTCTGCagtgtcaacatgcccgtccaGTGCAGTAACTGCATTCAGAAACGGGCCGTGCTCAAGCGGCCCAAGACTGGACACTCCCTCTGTAAGGACTGCTTCTTCTGGGCTTTCGAGGAGGAGATCCATCAAACCATCGTGTCTGCTGGACTCTTTAATCGCGGGGAGACCGTGGCCATCGGTGCCTCGGGTGGGAAGGACTCCACCGTCCTGGCCCATGTGATGAAGGTCCTGAACGAGCGCTACGATTACGGGCTGAACCTTTTGCTGCTGTCCGTGGATGAGGGCATCACGGGTTACAGAGACGATTCCCTGGAGACGGTGAAGAGGAACCAGCAGCAGTATGAGCTGCCGCTGAAGATCGTGTCTTATGAAGAGCTGTACGGCTGGACGATGGATGCCATCGTGAAGCAGGTGGGCTTGAAGAATAACTGCACGTTCTGTGGTGTGTTTCGCAGACAGGCGCTGGACAGAGGAGCCATGATGCTGAAAGTTGACAAGATATGCACAGGCGAGTAATGTCTTCTGACTGACTTTTCCAACTAAATAATGTGTTTCAGTGTTAATAAATTGAATTGTGGCATCTCAGgcttaattaatatatttaagtgtGTCCACTTTAGATAATAATCACAATATATTtccatttttaatcatttactaTTCAACGTTGTGGTAATTCTAAGATCATCCTCTACAGGCGAACAATACTAAACAAgataaagttaaaataaaagaGAGTAGACTCTAATTTTTCCTTAAATTTATTGGCTAAAAGAGCCAATAAAGACAGAATGCtagcttttattttcatatattatgttttttttttttttttttttttttaattgagcaTATTTTTAGGACCTTTTTGCATGACAGTAAACTATGCAGttaatgcaaaaaacaaaacaaaacattcttattgtttttaaaagaaatgatcaCTGATGGTCATTTTTGTTGTACTGCCTTTCATTTATgctcatttaaattaaaatggttTACATAACATTGCTTTTCAAGTGGCAATTGTTTAATTGTTATCAAAATAATGTCACAgtgcaaaaaaatgaaatattaatgttCCTAAAATAGGCATTTTTGTACAAATTATGTACaataccagtcaaaagtttggacactttactgtttttgatagaagtctcttatgctcttcaaggctgcatttatttgatcaaaaatacagaaaaaacagtaatattgtgaaatattattacaatttaaaataatgtttttctattttaatataatttaaaatataatttatttctgtgatgcaaagctgaatttttatcaggcattttgaataaatcctgttctttttaactttttatttatcaatgaatcctgaaaaaaaagtatcacaggttaaaaatatttagcagcacaactgtttccaacattgataataattgagtatcaaatcagaatattagaatgatttctgaaggatcatgtgacactgaagactggagtaatgatgctgaaaattcagctttgcatcacagaaataaattttattttaaagtatattaaaatacaaaaccattattttaaattgtaataatatttcataatattactgttttttttgtgcatttttgatcaaataaattcagagcataagagacttctttcaaaatcatGAAAAATAGGGCTGAAATATGACCATGACAAGTTTTTCATGTGGTAACGTCTAAGTTAACTAGTAAGTTAATCTTATTTAATATGACTGAATCATCCTGAAAACATTAGATTTCACCTACACAAGTCTAACCTAAATTCATaagcatttatacattttatattttatgagtCTTGTACATTTTAACTCGCATTAAAATTGTTCTTTTGAGTCTCTCAGATACTATTCTCTCAGAAATAGATAAATGGAAACAAATGCATTTTCCAAGGTTGAGAGGCAGACTGACGTTTGTTTTGTGTAATGAGCAGGTCACAATGCAGACGACGTGGCAGAGACGGTGCTGATGAATGTCCTGCGTGGGGATATCGCACGTCTTCGGCGCTGCACCGCCATCAGCACGGCCAGCGAAGGAGAGGGCGCCATTCCACGCTGCAAGCCACTTAAATACGCCTATGAGAAAGAAATCGTCCTCTACGCCTATTTTAAGAAGCTTGATTACTTTTCCACAGAGTGCATCTACTCTCCAAACGCCTACCGGGGTCACGCTCGCGCCTTCCTCAAAGACCTGGAGTCTATCAGGCCCAGCTCCATCATAGACGTCATCCACTCCGGGGAGACGCTCTCTGTAAAGGACGGGGTGAAGATGCCGGTCCAGGGAACGTGTTCGCGCTGCGGCTATATTTCCAGTCAGGCTTTG of the Megalobrama amblycephala isolate DHTTF-2021 linkage group LG12, ASM1881202v1, whole genome shotgun sequence genome contains:
- the LOC125279768 gene encoding cytoplasmic tRNA 2-thiolation protein 1 encodes the protein MPVQCSNCIQKRAVLKRPKTGHSLCKDCFFWAFEEEIHQTIVSAGLFNRGETVAIGASGGKDSTVLAHVMKVLNERYDYGLNLLLLSVDEGITGYRDDSLETVKRNQQQYELPLKIVSYEELYGWTMDAIVKQVGLKNNCTFCGVFRRQALDRGAMMLKVDKICTGHNADDVAETVLMNVLRGDIARLRRCTAISTASEGEGAIPRCKPLKYAYEKEIVLYAYFKKLDYFSTECIYSPNAYRGHARAFLKDLESIRPSSIIDVIHSGETLSVKDGVKMPVQGTCSRCGYISSQALCKSCVLLEGLNRGLPKLGIGKHHRLHGKILAQEPLTEQEEKKLKAVDF